Proteins encoded within one genomic window of Solea senegalensis isolate Sse05_10M linkage group LG11, IFAPA_SoseM_1, whole genome shotgun sequence:
- the LOC122777668 gene encoding histone-lysine N-methyltransferase SUV39H1-like isoform X1 — MHTLLWPLNSRNTKSAGSAYHHCSVPCKMSWEGLEAQCRTARIKCDQLGVNRANVNDYEVEFLCDYKKTKVEEFYLVKWKSFPESDNTWEPKRNLKCSKLMKRFHLDLEEVLRSHKRRCVPKKLDREIASYLTQKAKLRLNLQRWQDHLNLTRNHPGRIFVTNEVDLEGPPKNFTYINNYKVGQGIVLNEVAVGCECKNCVEEPVNGCCPGASLHRMAYNDKGQVRIRPGQPIYECNSRCSCGPDCLNRVVQKGIQFDLCIFKTENGRGWGVRSLQHIKKNTFVMEYIGEIITTDEAERRGHVYDRQGSTYLFDLDYVEDVYTVDAAHHGNISHFVNHSCNPNLQVFNVFIDNIDERLPRIALFSTRAIRAGEELTFDYKMQMDPVDTESTKMDSSFSQAGLPSSPKKRIRVECRCGSDTCRKYLF; from the exons ATTGCAGTGTACCTTGTAAGATGTCCTGGGAAGGGTTGGAGGCCCAGTGTCGCACAGCGAGGATCAAGTGTGATCAGCTTGGCGTGAACAGAGCCAACGTCAATGATTATGAGGTTGAGTTTCTCTGTGACTACAAGAAGACAAAG GTGGAGGAGTTCTACCTGGTAAAGTGGAAGTCATTTCCAGAGTCTGACAACACCTGGGAGCCCAAGAGAAACCTCAAATGCTCCAAACTGATGAAGCGGTTCCACCTGGACCTTGAAGAGGTGCTGAGAAGCCACAAGAGACGTTGTGTCCCTAAAAAACTGGATAGGGAAATTGCTTCATACCTCACCCAGAAAGCCAAACTCCGCTTGAATCTGCAGCGCTGGCAGGACCATTTAAATTTGACTCGCAACCATCCAGGCCGCATTTTTGTCACAAATGAAGTGGACCTTGAGGGGCCCCCTAAAAACTTCACCTACATCAACAACTATAAAGTAGGCCAGGGTATAGTGTTAAATGAGGTGGCTGTGGGTTGCGAGTGTAAGAACTGTGTAGAGGAGCCAGTAAATGGCTGCTGCCCCGGAGCCTCTTTGCATCGCATGGCTTACAACGATAAAGGCCAGGTCCGGATTCGACCAGGACAGCCTATATACGAGTGTAACTCCAGATGCAGCTGTGGCCCTGATTGTCTCAACAGAGTGGTGCAGAAGGGCATCCAGTTTGACCTGTGCATCTTTAAGACGGAGAACGGCCGAGGTTGGGGAGTTCGATCATTACAACACAtcaaaaagaacacatttgtcaTGGAATACATCGGAGAG ATCATCACAACAGAtgaagcagagaggagaggacatgTGTACGATCGACAAGGATCTACATACCTCTTTGACCTGGACTATGTGGAGGATGTGTACACAGTAGATGCCGCGCACCATGGCAACATCTCCCACTTTGTCAACCATAGC TGTAACCCTAATCTGCAGGTGTTCAACGTGTTCATTGACAACATTGACGAGAGGCTTCCGAGAATAGCTTTATTTTCAACTCGGGCTATTCGGGCGGGGGAAGAGCTCACCTTTGACTACAAAATGCAAA TGGACCCAGTCGACACAGAAAGCACCAAAATGGACTCCAGTTTCAGTCAAGCGGGACTCCCCAGCTCGCCGAAGAAGAGGATTCGAGTGGAGTGTCGGTGTGGATCAGACACCTGTCGAAAATATCTCTTCTGA
- the LOC122777668 gene encoding histone-lysine N-methyltransferase SUV39H1-like isoform X2 yields the protein MAENLKDCSVPCKMSWEGLEAQCRTARIKCDQLGVNRANVNDYEVEFLCDYKKTKVEEFYLVKWKSFPESDNTWEPKRNLKCSKLMKRFHLDLEEVLRSHKRRCVPKKLDREIASYLTQKAKLRLNLQRWQDHLNLTRNHPGRIFVTNEVDLEGPPKNFTYINNYKVGQGIVLNEVAVGCECKNCVEEPVNGCCPGASLHRMAYNDKGQVRIRPGQPIYECNSRCSCGPDCLNRVVQKGIQFDLCIFKTENGRGWGVRSLQHIKKNTFVMEYIGEIITTDEAERRGHVYDRQGSTYLFDLDYVEDVYTVDAAHHGNISHFVNHSCNPNLQVFNVFIDNIDERLPRIALFSTRAIRAGEELTFDYKMQMDPVDTESTKMDSSFSQAGLPSSPKKRIRVECRCGSDTCRKYLF from the exons ATTGCAGTGTACCTTGTAAGATGTCCTGGGAAGGGTTGGAGGCCCAGTGTCGCACAGCGAGGATCAAGTGTGATCAGCTTGGCGTGAACAGAGCCAACGTCAATGATTATGAGGTTGAGTTTCTCTGTGACTACAAGAAGACAAAG GTGGAGGAGTTCTACCTGGTAAAGTGGAAGTCATTTCCAGAGTCTGACAACACCTGGGAGCCCAAGAGAAACCTCAAATGCTCCAAACTGATGAAGCGGTTCCACCTGGACCTTGAAGAGGTGCTGAGAAGCCACAAGAGACGTTGTGTCCCTAAAAAACTGGATAGGGAAATTGCTTCATACCTCACCCAGAAAGCCAAACTCCGCTTGAATCTGCAGCGCTGGCAGGACCATTTAAATTTGACTCGCAACCATCCAGGCCGCATTTTTGTCACAAATGAAGTGGACCTTGAGGGGCCCCCTAAAAACTTCACCTACATCAACAACTATAAAGTAGGCCAGGGTATAGTGTTAAATGAGGTGGCTGTGGGTTGCGAGTGTAAGAACTGTGTAGAGGAGCCAGTAAATGGCTGCTGCCCCGGAGCCTCTTTGCATCGCATGGCTTACAACGATAAAGGCCAGGTCCGGATTCGACCAGGACAGCCTATATACGAGTGTAACTCCAGATGCAGCTGTGGCCCTGATTGTCTCAACAGAGTGGTGCAGAAGGGCATCCAGTTTGACCTGTGCATCTTTAAGACGGAGAACGGCCGAGGTTGGGGAGTTCGATCATTACAACACAtcaaaaagaacacatttgtcaTGGAATACATCGGAGAG ATCATCACAACAGAtgaagcagagaggagaggacatgTGTACGATCGACAAGGATCTACATACCTCTTTGACCTGGACTATGTGGAGGATGTGTACACAGTAGATGCCGCGCACCATGGCAACATCTCCCACTTTGTCAACCATAGC TGTAACCCTAATCTGCAGGTGTTCAACGTGTTCATTGACAACATTGACGAGAGGCTTCCGAGAATAGCTTTATTTTCAACTCGGGCTATTCGGGCGGGGGAAGAGCTCACCTTTGACTACAAAATGCAAA TGGACCCAGTCGACACAGAAAGCACCAAAATGGACTCCAGTTTCAGTCAAGCGGGACTCCCCAGCTCGCCGAAGAAGAGGATTCGAGTGGAGTGTCGGTGTGGATCAGACACCTGTCGAAAATATCTCTTCTGA
- the gpr173 gene encoding probable G-protein coupled receptor 173: MGGERFRMANGNESSEGPAGSMSAVVATAGGMVAESPSSAVSTYIKLVLLGLIICISLVGNLVVSLLVLRDRALHKAPYYFLLDLCLADTIRSAICFPFVLVSIKNGSAWTYSVLSCKVVAFMAVLFCFHAAFMLFCISVTRYMAIAHHRFYSKRMTFWTCVAVVCMVWTLSVAMAFPPVFDVGTYKFIREEDQCIFEHRYFKANDTLGFMLMLAVLILATHVVYMKLLLFEYKHRKMKPVQMVPAISQNWTFHGPGATGQAAANWIAGFGRGPMPPTLLGIRQNLHNQNRRLLGMEEFKAEKQLGRMFYVITLLFLVLWSPYIVACYWRVFVKACTIPHRYLSTTVWMSFAQAGVNPIVCFFLNKDLKKGLLSHLPACCRTKPHLPREPYCIM; this comes from the coding sequence ATGGGTGGGGAGCGATTCAGGATGGCGAATGGAAACGAGAGTAGTGAGGGGCCTGCGGGGTCCATGTCAGCAGTGGTGGCTACAGCAGGAGGTATGGTAGCAGAGAGTCCCTCCTCAGCTGTCTCTACCTATATTAAACTGGTGCTACTTGGGCTAATCATCTGCATTAGCCTCGTGGGCAACCTGGTGGTATCTCTGCTTGTACTGCGGGACCGGGCCCTGCACAAAGCACCTTATTACTTTCTGCTGGACCTGTGCCTGGCAGACACGATTCGTTCAGCCATCTGCTTCCCGTTTGTGCTGGTGTCGATAAAGAACGGCTCGGCTTGGACATACAGTGTGCTGAGCTGCAAAGTGGTGGCCTTCATGGCAGTGCTCTTCTGTTTCCACGCCGCCTTCATGCTGTTCTGCATCAGCGTTACGCGATACATGGCTATCGCACACCACCGCTTCTACTCAAAGCGCATGACATTCTGGACATGTGTGGCCGTGGTGTGCATGGTGTGGACACTGTCTGTGGCGATGGCTTTCCCACCAGTTTTTGATGTGGGCACCTACAAGTTCATTCGTGAGGAGGACCAGTGCATCTTTGAGCATCGCTACTTCAAGGCCAATGATACGTTAGGCTTCATGCTAATGTTGGCTGTGCTCATTCTGGCCACACACGTTGTCTACATGAAGTTACTGCTTTTTGAATACAAGCACCGCAAAATGAAGCCAGTCCAGATGGTACCGGCCATCAGCCAGAACTGGACCTTTCATGGGCCGGGGGCCACTGGCCAAGCAGCTGCTAACTGGATTGCGGGCTTCGGCAGGGGCCCGATGCCACCCACTTTGCTGGGAATCCGGCAGAACTTGCACAACCAGAACCGGCGCCTGTTGGGCATGGAGGAGTTCAAAGCAGAGAAGCAGCTCGGCAGGATGTTTTATGTGATCACCCTGCTGTTCCTGGTGCTCTGGTCTCCCTACATAGTGGCTTGTTATTGGAGGGTGTTTGTCAAGGCTTGCACAATACCGCACCGGTACCTCTCCACCACGGTGTGGATGAGTTTCGCTCAAGCCGGCGTTAACCCCATTGTTTGTTTCTTCCTTAACAAAGACTTGAAGAAAGGGCTCCTTTCCCATCTACCAGCCTGCTGCAGGACTAAACCTCATCTGCCACGAGAGCCTTATTGCATCATGTAA
- the LOC122777668 gene encoding histone-lysine N-methyltransferase SUV39H1-like isoform X3, which yields MSWEGLEAQCRTARIKCDQLGVNRANVNDYEVEFLCDYKKTKVEEFYLVKWKSFPESDNTWEPKRNLKCSKLMKRFHLDLEEVLRSHKRRCVPKKLDREIASYLTQKAKLRLNLQRWQDHLNLTRNHPGRIFVTNEVDLEGPPKNFTYINNYKVGQGIVLNEVAVGCECKNCVEEPVNGCCPGASLHRMAYNDKGQVRIRPGQPIYECNSRCSCGPDCLNRVVQKGIQFDLCIFKTENGRGWGVRSLQHIKKNTFVMEYIGEIITTDEAERRGHVYDRQGSTYLFDLDYVEDVYTVDAAHHGNISHFVNHSCNPNLQVFNVFIDNIDERLPRIALFSTRAIRAGEELTFDYKMQMDPVDTESTKMDSSFSQAGLPSSPKKRIRVECRCGSDTCRKYLF from the exons ATGTCCTGGGAAGGGTTGGAGGCCCAGTGTCGCACAGCGAGGATCAAGTGTGATCAGCTTGGCGTGAACAGAGCCAACGTCAATGATTATGAGGTTGAGTTTCTCTGTGACTACAAGAAGACAAAG GTGGAGGAGTTCTACCTGGTAAAGTGGAAGTCATTTCCAGAGTCTGACAACACCTGGGAGCCCAAGAGAAACCTCAAATGCTCCAAACTGATGAAGCGGTTCCACCTGGACCTTGAAGAGGTGCTGAGAAGCCACAAGAGACGTTGTGTCCCTAAAAAACTGGATAGGGAAATTGCTTCATACCTCACCCAGAAAGCCAAACTCCGCTTGAATCTGCAGCGCTGGCAGGACCATTTAAATTTGACTCGCAACCATCCAGGCCGCATTTTTGTCACAAATGAAGTGGACCTTGAGGGGCCCCCTAAAAACTTCACCTACATCAACAACTATAAAGTAGGCCAGGGTATAGTGTTAAATGAGGTGGCTGTGGGTTGCGAGTGTAAGAACTGTGTAGAGGAGCCAGTAAATGGCTGCTGCCCCGGAGCCTCTTTGCATCGCATGGCTTACAACGATAAAGGCCAGGTCCGGATTCGACCAGGACAGCCTATATACGAGTGTAACTCCAGATGCAGCTGTGGCCCTGATTGTCTCAACAGAGTGGTGCAGAAGGGCATCCAGTTTGACCTGTGCATCTTTAAGACGGAGAACGGCCGAGGTTGGGGAGTTCGATCATTACAACACAtcaaaaagaacacatttgtcaTGGAATACATCGGAGAG ATCATCACAACAGAtgaagcagagaggagaggacatgTGTACGATCGACAAGGATCTACATACCTCTTTGACCTGGACTATGTGGAGGATGTGTACACAGTAGATGCCGCGCACCATGGCAACATCTCCCACTTTGTCAACCATAGC TGTAACCCTAATCTGCAGGTGTTCAACGTGTTCATTGACAACATTGACGAGAGGCTTCCGAGAATAGCTTTATTTTCAACTCGGGCTATTCGGGCGGGGGAAGAGCTCACCTTTGACTACAAAATGCAAA TGGACCCAGTCGACACAGAAAGCACCAAAATGGACTCCAGTTTCAGTCAAGCGGGACTCCCCAGCTCGCCGAAGAAGAGGATTCGAGTGGAGTGTCGGTGTGGATCAGACACCTGTCGAAAATATCTCTTCTGA